The Xenopus tropicalis strain Nigerian chromosome 2, UCB_Xtro_10.0, whole genome shotgun sequence genome window below encodes:
- the ccnt1 gene encoding cyclin-T1 isoform X1 — MAPLSRWYFTREQLERSPSRRAGLDADKELSYRQQAANLLQDMGQRLNVSQLTINTAIVYVHRFYMVQSFTRFHRNSVGPAALFLAAKVEEQPRKLEHVIRVAHACLSPLEPAPDTRSEAYLQQAQDLVILESIILQTLGFEITIDHPHTHVVKCTQLVRVLCFSTASKDLAQTSYFMATNSLHLTTFSLQYTPPVVACVCIHLACKWSNWEIPVSTDGKPWWEYVDVTVTLKLLDELTHEFLQILEKTPNRLKRIRNWRISQANQTRKPKDDECQEESEDNSFSEETILRMFSHSGMLNTDSLSDSSSQPLSVTKNDGGMSEGQWGCQLQSQRDQHRTGELITSAEQSQTLGSKPVALAKMSLKEYRAKHAEELAAQKRQLEQLGASLKEQYASAAQNLLIQQQKEREKEAHASPIILKIPLHEVSHKRSEKSSSLKLRLPVTNREKSEEGKIRIKLPNEDSSKSRDKHRSSTSSHHHHNNQSHRQHHQDPSGNNSSKRSLPPPVFSTHKSSSNSRKRTTTEETAGHDPPSHKVSRTSKASTQEPAVPHSLNRVRGKPERESSGTNGHSVNKVIDYQDTVNMLHSLLSAQGVQPMQPPQYLNPFGDFRRTRPGNTDDSRAPPLPAEPPPPLPPLPK, encoded by the exons ATGGCGCCATTGAGCCGCTGGTATTTTACCCGGGAGCAGCTAGAACGCAGTCCGTCCCGGCGAGCTGGACTGGACGCCGATAAGGAGCTCTCGTATCGGCAGCAGGCGGCAAACCTCCTGCAAGATATGGGCCAGCGGCTCAACGT ATCACAGCTGACCATAAATACAGCTATTGTATATGTGCATCGTTTCTATATGGTTCAATCTTTCACTCGATTCCACCGTAAC TCTGTGGGACCAGCTGCACTCTTCTTGGCAGCAAAGGTAGAAGAGCAGCCTCGGAAATTGGAGCATGTAATCAGGGTGGCACACGCATGCTTGAGCCCGTTAGAACCTGCACCTGATACCCGAAGTGAG GCATACCTGCAGCAAGCCCAAGACTTGGTCATTCTTGAGAGCATTATACTGCAGACCTTGG GTTTTGAGATAACGATTGATCATCCGCACACACATGTTGTAAAGTGTACACAGCTTGTCAGAG TTTTGTGCTTCTCTACAGCAAGCAAAGACTTGGCACAGACATCATACTTTATGGCAACAAACAG CCTGCATTTGACCACTTTCAGCCTCCAATACACTCCACCCGTGGTGGCTTGTGTCTGCATTCACCTGGCATGTAAGTGGTCTAATTGGGAGATTCCTGTATCGACAGATGGGAAGCCATGGTGGGAGTATGTGGATGTAACAGTCACGTTAAAGCTGCTGGATG AATTAACTCATGAATTTCTTCAGATCTTAGAGAAAACTCCTAATCGCCTGAAACGAATCAGAAATTGGAGG ATTAGTCAGGCTAACCAAACCAGGAAACCTAAAGACGATGAATGTCAAGAAGAGTCTGAGGATAATAGCTTTTCTGAAGAGACAATTCTTCGAATGTTCTCTCATAGTGGAATGTTAAATACTGATTCCCTTTCTGATTCATCATCTCAGCCACTTTCGGTTACAAAAAATGATGGGGGAATGTCGGAAGGGCAGTGGGGGTGTCAGCTACAGAGCCAGCGGGATCAGCATAGAACTGGCGAGCTTATAACATCTGCAGAACAGTCACAAACACTCGGTTCCAAACCAGTGGCACTTGCTAAAATGTCTCTGAAGGAGTACCGAGCAAAGCATGCAGAGGAATTGGCAGCACAAAAACGCCAGCTGGAGCAATTGGGTGCCAGCCTAAAAGAGCAATACGCTTCTGCTGCTCAGAACCTGTTAATACAGCAGCAGAAAGAACGTGAAAAAGAGGCCCATGCCTCTCCTATTATCCTTAAGATTCCATTGCATGAAGTAAGCCACAAACGCTCTGAGAAATCTTCCAGCCTCAAGCTTCGGCTCCCTGTTACTAACCGGGAGAAATCGGAGGAGGGAAAAATACGGATTAAGTTGCCAAATGAGGACAGCAGCAAGAGTAGAGATAAGCACAGAAGTAGTACATCTTCACATCACCATCACAATAACCAGTCACATCGTCAACACCACCAAGATCCATCTGGAAATAACAGCAGCAAACGTTCTTTACCTCCCCCGGTATTTTCGACACACAAATCATCATCAAATTCCCGAAAACGTACTACCACAGAGGAAACCGCAGGACACGATCCCCCTTCTCACAAAGTCAGCAGGACCTCCAAAGCTTCCACACAGGAACCTGCTGTTCCACACTCATTAAACAGAGTGAGAGGTAAACCAGAAAGGGAATCTTCGGGAACCAATGGTCACAGCGTCAATAAAGTAATTGATTATCAGGACACAGTGAACATGTTACATTCACTTCTTAGTGCACAGGGAGTACAACCCATGCAGCCCCCTCAGTATTTAAATCCATTTGGGGATTTTCGCAGGACACGGCCTGGTAACACTGATGATTCCAGAGCTCCCCCACTTCCTGCTGAGCCACCCCCCCCTCTTCCGCCACTGCCAAAGTGA
- the ccnt1 gene encoding cyclin-T1, with the protein MAPLSRWYFTREQLERSPSRRAGLDADKELSYRQQAANLLQDMGQRLNVSQLTINTAIVYVHRFYMVQSFTRFHRNSVGPAALFLAAKVEEQPRKLEHVIRVAHACLSPLEPAPDTRSEAYLQQAQDLVILESIILQTLGFEITIDHPHTHVVKCTQLVRASKDLAQTSYFMATNSLHLTTFSLQYTPPVVACVCIHLACKWSNWEIPVSTDGKPWWEYVDVTVTLKLLDELTHEFLQILEKTPNRLKRIRNWRISQANQTRKPKDDECQEESEDNSFSEETILRMFSHSGMLNTDSLSDSSSQPLSVTKNDGGMSEGQWGCQLQSQRDQHRTGELITSAEQSQTLGSKPVALAKMSLKEYRAKHAEELAAQKRQLEQLGASLKEQYASAAQNLLIQQQKEREKEAHASPIILKIPLHEVSHKRSEKSSSLKLRLPVTNREKSEEGKIRIKLPNEDSSKSRDKHRSSTSSHHHHNNQSHRQHHQDPSGNNSSKRSLPPPVFSTHKSSSNSRKRTTTEETAGHDPPSHKVSRTSKASTQEPAVPHSLNRVRGKPERESSGTNGHSVNKVIDYQDTVNMLHSLLSAQGVQPMQPPQYLNPFGDFRRTRPGNTDDSRAPPLPAEPPPPLPPLPK; encoded by the exons ATGGCGCCATTGAGCCGCTGGTATTTTACCCGGGAGCAGCTAGAACGCAGTCCGTCCCGGCGAGCTGGACTGGACGCCGATAAGGAGCTCTCGTATCGGCAGCAGGCGGCAAACCTCCTGCAAGATATGGGCCAGCGGCTCAACGT ATCACAGCTGACCATAAATACAGCTATTGTATATGTGCATCGTTTCTATATGGTTCAATCTTTCACTCGATTCCACCGTAAC TCTGTGGGACCAGCTGCACTCTTCTTGGCAGCAAAGGTAGAAGAGCAGCCTCGGAAATTGGAGCATGTAATCAGGGTGGCACACGCATGCTTGAGCCCGTTAGAACCTGCACCTGATACCCGAAGTGAG GCATACCTGCAGCAAGCCCAAGACTTGGTCATTCTTGAGAGCATTATACTGCAGACCTTGG GTTTTGAGATAACGATTGATCATCCGCACACACATGTTGTAAAGTGTACACAGCTTGTCAGAG CAAGCAAAGACTTGGCACAGACATCATACTTTATGGCAACAAACAG CCTGCATTTGACCACTTTCAGCCTCCAATACACTCCACCCGTGGTGGCTTGTGTCTGCATTCACCTGGCATGTAAGTGGTCTAATTGGGAGATTCCTGTATCGACAGATGGGAAGCCATGGTGGGAGTATGTGGATGTAACAGTCACGTTAAAGCTGCTGGATG AATTAACTCATGAATTTCTTCAGATCTTAGAGAAAACTCCTAATCGCCTGAAACGAATCAGAAATTGGAGG ATTAGTCAGGCTAACCAAACCAGGAAACCTAAAGACGATGAATGTCAAGAAGAGTCTGAGGATAATAGCTTTTCTGAAGAGACAATTCTTCGAATGTTCTCTCATAGTGGAATGTTAAATACTGATTCCCTTTCTGATTCATCATCTCAGCCACTTTCGGTTACAAAAAATGATGGGGGAATGTCGGAAGGGCAGTGGGGGTGTCAGCTACAGAGCCAGCGGGATCAGCATAGAACTGGCGAGCTTATAACATCTGCAGAACAGTCACAAACACTCGGTTCCAAACCAGTGGCACTTGCTAAAATGTCTCTGAAGGAGTACCGAGCAAAGCATGCAGAGGAATTGGCAGCACAAAAACGCCAGCTGGAGCAATTGGGTGCCAGCCTAAAAGAGCAATACGCTTCTGCTGCTCAGAACCTGTTAATACAGCAGCAGAAAGAACGTGAAAAAGAGGCCCATGCCTCTCCTATTATCCTTAAGATTCCATTGCATGAAGTAAGCCACAAACGCTCTGAGAAATCTTCCAGCCTCAAGCTTCGGCTCCCTGTTACTAACCGGGAGAAATCGGAGGAGGGAAAAATACGGATTAAGTTGCCAAATGAGGACAGCAGCAAGAGTAGAGATAAGCACAGAAGTAGTACATCTTCACATCACCATCACAATAACCAGTCACATCGTCAACACCACCAAGATCCATCTGGAAATAACAGCAGCAAACGTTCTTTACCTCCCCCGGTATTTTCGACACACAAATCATCATCAAATTCCCGAAAACGTACTACCACAGAGGAAACCGCAGGACACGATCCCCCTTCTCACAAAGTCAGCAGGACCTCCAAAGCTTCCACACAGGAACCTGCTGTTCCACACTCATTAAACAGAGTGAGAGGTAAACCAGAAAGGGAATCTTCGGGAACCAATGGTCACAGCGTCAATAAAGTAATTGATTATCAGGACACAGTGAACATGTTACATTCACTTCTTAGTGCACAGGGAGTACAACCCATGCAGCCCCCTCAGTATTTAAATCCATTTGGGGATTTTCGCAGGACACGGCCTGGTAACACTGATGATTCCAGAGCTCCCCCACTTCCTGCTGAGCCACCCCCCCCTCTTCCGCCACTGCCAAAGTGA
- the LOC100490937 gene encoding testis-expressed protein 49, which yields MAFFGLTHLGYQDPLRALSLQGNGQAAASGQTAVYGKHEESHIKLPALVPQSPYVSHGKYQEMRRRHQDLRTPKQTQRMPATSAQQYGWWLPQDPRSKAESVHPWIGCQRYPQISSPMTLFVQQMYLTDKSFRLF from the exons ATGGCGTTCTTCGGGCTCACACACCTTGGCTATCAGGATCCGTTACGGGCTCTCAGCCTCCAGGGCAACGGGCAAGCGGCAGCGTCCGGCCAGACAGCGG tatacgGAAAACATGAAGAAAGTCACATTAAGCTGCCTGCACTTGTTCCCCAATCTCCTTATGTCAGTCATGGAAAGTATCAAGAGATGCGAAGGCGGCATCAAGACCTAAGAA ccCCCAAACAGACTCAGCGAATGCCTGCGACTTCAGCTCAGCAGTATGGTTGGTGGCTTCCGCAGGATCCAAGAAGTAAAGCAGAATCTGTTCATCCGTGGATTGGCTGTCAGCGATACCCTCAAATAAGCAGTCCTATGACCTT GTTTGTGCAGCAGATGTACCTTACAGACAAATCTTTCCGTTTGTTCTAA